Proteins encoded by one window of Lycium barbarum isolate Lr01 chromosome 11, ASM1917538v2, whole genome shotgun sequence:
- the LOC132617038 gene encoding scarecrow-like transcription factor PAT1, with product MQASRRRRSAMSNTLYYQPVQKAEAYYLPQFQTLDSHLSGNHSIYHSPSTTSFSSNGSSICHQESQTYLSDVRQSPETNYGSPISGSCITDDVNDFMHKLKELETVMLGPDSDFLECYDNSLSSSIASQEIDSWRQMMEAFPRRDLKQVLIACAKAVSDGELLTAQVLISELRQMVSVSGEPIQRLGAYVLEGLVARLAKSGSSICKSLRCKEPASFELLSYMHVLYEICPYFKFGYMSANGAIAEAMKYENRVHIIDFQIAQGSQWVPMIQAFAARPGGSPHIRITGIDDSTSAYARGGGLNIVGQRLSKLAKSFKVPFEFHAAAMSGSDVQLENLGIQHGEALAVNFAFTLHHMPDESVSTENHRDRLLRMVKSLNPKVVTLVEQESNTNTAAFFPRFLETLDYYTAMFESIDMTLPRGHKERINVEQHCLARDVVNIIACEGIERVERHELLGKWKSRFRMAGFSPYPLSSLVNATIKTLLDSYSDKYRLEERDGALYLGWMNRDLVASCAWK from the coding sequence ATGCAAGCATCACGACGCAGAAGATCAGCCATGTCTAATACTCTTTACTATCAACCTGTGCAGAAGGCAGAGGCCTATTATCTGCCTCAGTTTCAAACTTTAGACAGCCACTTGAGTGGTAATCACTCTATTTACCACTCACCATCAACTACTAGTTTCTCATCAAATGGAAGCTCGATTTGCCATCAAGAATCTCAGACGTACCTGTCAGATGTTCGCCAATCCCCTGAGACTAACTATGGCTCCCCCATTAGCGGATCTTGTATTACAGATGATGTGAATGATTTCATGCACAAGCTAAAAGAACTGGAAACCGTAATGCTGGGACCTGATTCGGACTTCCTGGAGTGTTACGATAATTCCTTGTCAAGCAGTATAGCTTCCCAAGAAATTGACAGCTGGCGGCAAATGATGGAGGCCTTTCCTAGACGGGATCTGAAACAGGTTCTTATCGCTTGCGCAAAAGCAGTTTCCGATGGTGAATTACTAACAGCACAAGTGTTGATATCTGAGTTGCGTCAAATGGTGTCTGTATCAGGCGAACCAATTCAGAGACTGGGAGCGTATGTCTTAGAAGGGCTTGTTGCAAGGTTGGCTAAATCAGGAAGTTCAATATGTAAATCCTTGAGATGCAAAGAACCCGCAAGTTTTGAGCTGTTGTCTTATATGCACGTTCTTTATGAAATCTGCCCGTACTTCAAATTTGGATACATGTCTGCTAATGGTGCCATTGCAGAAGCAATGAAGTATGAAAATAGAGTTCATATCATTGATTTCCAGATTGCTCAAGGGAGTCAGTGGGTCCCTATGATCCAAGCTTTTGCAGCTCGTCCTGGTGGATCCCCACATATCCGCATAACAGGCATTGATGATTCCACTTCAGCTTATGCTCGTGGAGGAGGGCTTAACATTGTGGGCCAGAGGCTTTCTAAACTCGCTAAGTCTTTCAAGGTCCCTTTCGAGTTTCACGCTGCTGCCATGTCTGGTTCTGATGTTCAGTTAGAAAACCTTGGAATTCAACATGGCGAAGCACTGGCAGTAAATTTTGCTTTCACATTACATCACATGCCAGACGAAAGTGTGAGCACTGAAAATCATCGGGATAGACTATTACGGATGGTCAAAAGTCTCAACCCCAAGGTGGTTACCCTTGTTGAGCAAGAATCTAATACAAACACTGCTGCTTTCTTTCCTCGATTCCTTGAAACTTTGGATTATTATACAGCCATGTTTGAATCAATCGATATGACTCTTCCAAGGGGACACAAGGAGCGAATCAATGTTGAGCAACATTGTTTAGCGAGGGACGTTGTTAACATTATTGCATGTGAGGGAATTGAAAGGGTAGAGAGGCATGAACTTCTTGGTAAGTGGAAGTCGCGTTTTAGAATGGCTGGTTTTAGCCCATATCCATTGAGTTCATTGGTGAACGCTACGATCAAGACATTGCTAGACAGCTACTCTGATAAGTATAGGCTTGAAGAAAGAGATGGGGCTCTTTACCTTGGTTGGATGAACAGAGATTTGGTTGCTTCTTGTGCCTGGAAATAA